The following coding sequences are from one Paenibacillus sp. JDR-2 window:
- a CDS encoding CHASE3 domain-containing protein translates to MLRALKFNIRTKIAIGYFLILICLGASIVTVTDRIEALQNEVETITTRDVEVHNLIASIQYDAISMETAQRGYIITGEKSYLDPYDKGKSQWESNYSSLYAYVSDNPSTQKQLEEIKLSIQEWINKAAEPTIAMKQEGREADIIAFFQDDVGKQQMDDLRSKFDAIGNQEVQATKLHIMDLENKNRILTVGIYLLLLAATIISFMIVSFVSGSIVKTIKQVVETIKEIASSGGNLATRIKVNTRDEIKDLGDATNELLASLEANSWIQAKVAEVATMTQGINDLQELARTFLTKVAPMVNASYGVFYIRKGAGDQQRLEKLASYASSGEDGGKSDIRFGEGLAGQCAVEKRIFLINQTKDHRPLISTGLFQLEPRSILIVPIEYEDRLEAVIEFASLESFTSQHLKLMEEVEKDFGIAVNNVAGRMEVERLLSESQVLTEELQMQQEEMRMTTEHLEEQYLVAEQKTKELEKAKEELEDYSEQLEKSSQYKSNFLANMSHELRTPLNSILILSQLLAENENHTLNEDEEGYAKVIHTSGTDLLKLIDDILDLSKIEAGKVILTVDEVNLTEIPELMKLTFNPIAEKRGVGFAIDMAESLPAVWYTDGQRLQQILKNLLSNAFKFTEQGSVRLGFDYTDDGMLAISVTDTGIGIPKDKQKLIFEAFQQVDGKTNRIYGGTGLGLSICNEFVKLLGGSIQLDSTLGEGSCFTVYLPLLSQEMVDIIQMAQMEASAAIEITGTEQAEETRPSVEEAAEEQIAGSVFAGKKVLLVEDDARNVFALVNALENKKMQVTVAGNGRACMDLLKDNKDFDLVLMDIMMPLMDGYETMREMRKQPELQAMPIIALTAKAMKSDRDKCLEAGASDYISKPLQMDQLYSLMQVWLTKQVGN, encoded by the coding sequence ATGCTTCGAGCACTTAAATTCAATATCAGAACCAAGATTGCAATCGGATATTTCCTTATTCTTATCTGTTTAGGGGCTTCGATTGTAACGGTGACGGACCGCATAGAGGCACTGCAAAATGAAGTGGAGACGATAACAACCCGGGATGTGGAGGTTCATAACCTGATTGCTTCCATTCAATATGATGCGATCAGCATGGAGACGGCCCAGCGCGGTTATATCATTACGGGCGAAAAAAGTTATCTGGATCCCTATGATAAAGGCAAGTCGCAGTGGGAATCCAATTATAGCAGTCTATACGCGTACGTCTCCGATAATCCTAGCACGCAGAAGCAGCTGGAAGAAATTAAGTTGAGCATCCAGGAATGGATTAACAAAGCGGCGGAGCCGACAATTGCAATGAAACAGGAAGGAAGAGAGGCGGACATTATCGCCTTTTTCCAGGATGATGTGGGCAAGCAGCAAATGGACGATCTCCGTTCCAAATTCGACGCGATCGGGAATCAGGAAGTTCAGGCGACCAAGCTGCACATTATGGATTTGGAAAATAAAAACCGGATCCTTACCGTCGGAATCTACCTGCTGCTGCTGGCCGCAACCATTATTTCGTTTATGATTGTATCCTTTGTGTCCGGCTCTATTGTCAAAACGATTAAGCAGGTCGTGGAGACGATTAAGGAAATCGCTTCTTCAGGCGGCAATTTGGCAACCCGGATCAAGGTCAACACAAGAGACGAGATCAAGGACCTTGGCGATGCAACCAACGAGCTGCTTGCAAGCTTAGAAGCGAATAGCTGGATTCAGGCCAAGGTTGCGGAAGTCGCAACGATGACGCAGGGGATTAACGACCTGCAGGAGTTGGCCCGGACTTTTCTAACGAAGGTCGCACCGATGGTGAATGCGTCTTACGGCGTGTTTTACATCCGTAAAGGGGCAGGCGATCAGCAACGTCTGGAAAAGCTGGCTTCATACGCCAGCTCCGGGGAAGATGGCGGCAAGTCCGATATCCGTTTTGGAGAAGGACTGGCAGGTCAATGCGCAGTTGAAAAGCGAATCTTCCTTATTAATCAGACGAAGGATCATAGGCCTCTTATTTCAACCGGACTATTTCAGCTGGAGCCGCGAAGTATACTTATCGTGCCCATCGAATATGAGGACAGGCTGGAAGCCGTTATCGAATTTGCTTCGCTTGAGTCATTCACCTCCCAGCACCTGAAGCTGATGGAAGAGGTCGAAAAAGATTTCGGCATAGCGGTTAACAATGTAGCCGGACGTATGGAAGTCGAGCGTCTGTTAAGCGAATCCCAGGTGTTAACCGAAGAGTTGCAAATGCAGCAAGAAGAGATGCGAATGACAACCGAGCATCTGGAAGAGCAATATCTGGTGGCCGAGCAGAAGACCAAAGAGCTCGAGAAAGCGAAGGAAGAGTTGGAGGATTACTCCGAGCAGCTGGAGAAAAGCTCGCAGTACAAGTCTAATTTCCTTGCGAATATGTCGCATGAGCTACGTACGCCGCTTAATAGCATTCTGATTTTATCTCAGCTGCTGGCCGAGAATGAGAACCATACTTTAAACGAAGACGAAGAAGGTTATGCTAAAGTTATCCATACTTCGGGTACGGATTTGCTCAAGCTAATCGACGATATTCTGGATCTGTCGAAGATTGAAGCGGGGAAAGTTATTTTGACCGTGGACGAAGTGAATCTGACGGAAATTCCGGAGCTTATGAAGCTGACCTTTAATCCTATAGCGGAAAAAAGAGGAGTTGGCTTTGCGATCGACATGGCCGAGAGCCTTCCTGCCGTATGGTACACGGATGGCCAACGCCTGCAGCAGATTTTGAAAAATCTGCTGTCCAACGCCTTCAAGTTTACGGAGCAGGGTTCCGTTCGATTAGGATTTGATTATACGGATGACGGGATGCTGGCAATTTCCGTGACGGACACGGGAATCGGTATTCCAAAGGACAAGCAGAAGCTGATCTTTGAAGCCTTCCAGCAGGTGGACGGCAAGACGAACCGGATTTACGGCGGAACGGGTCTAGGGTTGTCCATCTGTAACGAGTTTGTGAAGCTGCTGGGCGGGTCCATCCAGCTCGATAGTACGCTTGGCGAAGGCAGCTGCTTTACCGTCTATCTGCCTCTGCTTAGTCAAGAAATGGTTGATATCATTCAAATGGCTCAAATGGAAGCATCTGCGGCCATTGAGATTACGGGCACGGAGCAGGCAGAAGAGACGCGGCCGTCTGTAGAGGAAGCAGCGGAAGAGCAGATCGCCGGCAGCGTCTTTGCAGGGAAGAAGGTACTGCTGGTTGAAGACGACGCGCGTAATGTGTTCGCGCTCGTTAACGCGCTGGAGAACAAAAAGATGCAGGTGACGGTTGCGGGCAACGGCAGGGCGTGCATGGATCTTTTAAAAGATAATAAAGACTTTGATCTTGTTCTGATGGACATTATGATGCCGCTTATGGATGGGTACGAGACGATGAGGGAGATGCGCAAGCAGCCGGAGCTGCAGGCGATGCCGATTATCGCGCTGACGGCTAAAGCGATGAAGTCCGACCGTGACAAGTGTCTCGAAGCGGGTGCTTCGGATTACATCAGCAAGCCATTACAGATGGATCAATTGTATTCGCTTATGCAGGTATGGCTGACGAAGCAGGTGGGGAACTAA
- a CDS encoding helix-turn-helix transcriptional regulator encodes MKRENDQGELKFKRMLILYERLTRGHYIQKQAFADEFNVSKKAIQRDLEEMRFFVEEYFQGEKVQIKYIKGKGYFLKRENSTRLTGEEVMLLSKVLLESRAFPKSEMKEMLDKIIAQCEDSRQAQVYKAIRNESFLYQPVGHNKLLSKTIGDLNSAISEKRTVTLHYMRSGDVEPVTRLLEPLSILFSEYYFYLIANISGLEKEYPAVYRLDRIQSYSIENHHFRTDEKTRFQEGEFRKQIQFMQMGKLMHVKFRFWGHSIEAITDRLPNAIVNQLPDASFLVEAKVFGRGIKMWLLSQAEFVEVIAPLELKEDMATSINKMASYYR; translated from the coding sequence ATGAAAAGGGAAAATGATCAAGGGGAATTGAAGTTCAAACGTATGCTTATTTTATATGAGCGTTTAACAAGAGGCCACTACATACAAAAACAAGCCTTTGCTGATGAGTTTAACGTTAGTAAGAAAGCAATACAACGTGACTTAGAGGAAATGAGGTTCTTTGTAGAAGAATATTTCCAAGGAGAAAAGGTCCAAATCAAATATATAAAGGGGAAAGGTTACTTTTTAAAACGTGAAAATTCTACTCGGCTAACGGGTGAGGAAGTCATGCTGTTATCGAAGGTATTACTAGAGAGCAGAGCATTTCCTAAATCTGAAATGAAGGAAATGTTAGATAAGATTATTGCTCAGTGTGAAGACTCGAGACAAGCGCAAGTTTATAAAGCAATCCGAAATGAAAGTTTTTTGTACCAACCGGTTGGTCATAACAAGCTTCTATCTAAAACAATTGGTGATCTCAACTCAGCTATTTCTGAAAAGAGAACCGTAACACTTCACTATATGCGCTCGGGTGATGTAGAACCGGTTACTAGGCTACTGGAGCCGCTAAGTATTTTATTTTCAGAATATTATTTTTACCTAATTGCGAATATCAGCGGCTTAGAAAAAGAATATCCCGCCGTTTACCGATTAGATCGCATTCAATCCTATTCCATTGAGAACCATCATTTCCGAACCGATGAGAAGACCCGTTTCCAAGAAGGGGAGTTTCGCAAACAGATTCAATTTATGCAGATGGGAAAGCTGATGCATGTGAAGTTTCGCTTTTGGGGCCATTCTATTGAAGCCATAACGGATCGACTCCCGAATGCCATTGTCAACCAGCTGCCAGATGCCTCCTTTTTAGTCGAAGCTAAAGTATTTGGCCGTGGCATTAAGATGTGGTTACTAAGCCAGGCTGAATTTGTAGAGGTAATCGCGCCGCTAGAGCTAAAAGAGGATATGGCGACATCCATTAACAAAATGGCAAGTTACTATCGATAG
- a CDS encoding ROK family protein: MNRSLLIRLMRKRQQVCTRAELTQESGLNQSTITNIINELINWGLVVETGVIEGKKGRRSIGIRLNNEPFKVVGIRLSRKSITVALYDLGGKEYGSKQVSIRNLEGSDTAFAKMKGLIAEIIEPHKETVRAIGIATPGPLFRSEGRIALMTEFPGWEKINIQDELNQEFGLPVYIEHDAKAGALAHWWFSEPHQDHGVMVYVAAGQGVGAGIVMDGKVYRGTLGMAGEIGHMSIDYNGPLCECGHKGCLELYCSTTALLKKLNKEYSALPSVWKAVQQEDSATVEAVRSASWFLGFGLVNIINTFNPNRIIIGDELSNAGDLVLQTIREVIDSNALPVVSSRVTLELASPAVDDILVGAATTAIDSLLTQPSVLFRQ; this comes from the coding sequence ATGAATCGCTCGCTTCTTATTCGCCTGATGAGGAAGCGGCAGCAGGTGTGTACACGCGCGGAGTTAACGCAAGAGTCCGGACTTAATCAATCCACAATTACGAATATAATCAACGAGCTGATTAACTGGGGGCTTGTTGTGGAGACTGGCGTCATCGAAGGGAAAAAGGGTCGTAGATCCATTGGCATTCGCTTAAACAACGAGCCGTTTAAGGTTGTAGGCATACGGCTTTCCCGTAAATCGATTACGGTTGCCCTATACGATCTAGGCGGAAAGGAGTATGGCAGCAAGCAGGTCTCGATCCGTAATCTGGAAGGGTCCGATACGGCGTTTGCCAAGATGAAAGGCCTGATTGCCGAGATTATCGAACCGCATAAGGAAACGGTTAGAGCTATCGGAATTGCCACGCCCGGACCGCTTTTCCGCAGTGAAGGCCGAATCGCCCTGATGACCGAGTTTCCCGGCTGGGAAAAGATTAATATTCAAGATGAGCTGAATCAGGAGTTTGGCTTGCCTGTTTATATTGAACATGACGCCAAGGCCGGAGCATTGGCCCATTGGTGGTTCAGTGAACCCCACCAAGATCATGGCGTTATGGTATACGTAGCTGCCGGGCAGGGGGTAGGAGCAGGCATTGTCATGGACGGCAAAGTATACAGGGGAACGCTTGGCATGGCCGGTGAAATCGGACATATGAGCATCGATTACAACGGTCCGTTATGCGAGTGCGGTCATAAAGGCTGCCTTGAGCTTTATTGTTCCACAACCGCGCTTCTGAAAAAATTGAATAAAGAGTATTCCGCTCTTCCGTCCGTTTGGAAAGCGGTACAACAAGAGGATTCCGCGACCGTTGAAGCTGTCCGAAGCGCGTCTTGGTTCCTTGGCTTTGGACTAGTTAATATCATCAATACGTTTAACCCGAACCGGATCATCATAGGTGATGAATTGTCTAATGCGGGAGATCTTGTGCTTCAGACGATTAGAGAAGTTATCGATTCCAATGCTCTTCCGGTTGTATCAAGCCGGGTCACGCTTGAATTAGCTTCACCCGCTGTAGACGATATTCTGGTAGGAGCTGCAACAACCGCCATTGACAGCTTGCTGACCCAACCTTCCGTCTTATTCCGGCAATAG
- the xylB gene encoding xylulokinase yields MSVLLGIDIGTSSVKSLLMDAEGNVIAFSQIEYDITIPSPGYAEQDPEVWWSLVCRTAALALGQANIEADRISGIGLSGQMHGLVALDRHHNVIRPAIIWCDQRSTGETVELNRLFSQEELGGLIQNPVAAGFQLPSLMWLREHEPESYGKITHVMLPKDYIRFRLTGEIGVDTTDASGTSAYDVAGRNWAVSLLNRAGIDAAIFPAPGEPWEIAGQVCSMAAATSPLKQGTPVVYGGADQAMQAIGNGILAPGIVSCTIGTGGQLFTPIDTPVYDPLLRTHTYVHAAPGKWYLLGASMSAGLSLRWLAGKILGRNDYEQLDLEAAAVAAGSEGLLFLPYLAGDRTPHMDAYAKGMFFGLALNHGYEHMVRSVMEGVGYSMRDSLEIFKKLGVRMDRIIVSGGGAKSQLWKQILADVLGTEVYTSTMKEQACVGAAIMAGVGTGVYANVEQAIAVIVRIQEEPIRPLSENRDVYARQYEIYKQLYASNKELFPMLGRRD; encoded by the coding sequence ATGAGCGTATTACTAGGAATTGATATCGGGACTTCAAGCGTTAAGTCTCTGCTTATGGATGCAGAGGGCAACGTGATTGCTTTCTCGCAGATTGAATACGATATCACCATTCCGTCACCTGGCTATGCGGAGCAGGATCCGGAAGTCTGGTGGAGTCTTGTTTGCCGGACAGCCGCACTTGCACTCGGTCAGGCGAATATCGAGGCAGACAGAATTTCAGGTATTGGTCTATCTGGACAAATGCATGGCTTAGTTGCCCTCGACCGGCATCATAACGTGATTAGACCGGCGATCATCTGGTGTGATCAGCGTTCCACCGGAGAAACGGTAGAGCTTAACCGGCTATTTAGCCAAGAGGAGCTTGGCGGGCTTATTCAGAATCCGGTAGCTGCCGGCTTCCAGCTGCCATCGCTGATGTGGCTAAGAGAGCATGAACCCGAAAGTTATGGGAAAATTACGCATGTGATGCTGCCCAAGGATTACATCCGCTTCCGGCTCACCGGTGAGATTGGCGTCGATACAACCGATGCATCAGGTACTTCCGCTTACGATGTGGCAGGCAGGAACTGGGCCGTATCGCTGCTGAACAGGGCTGGAATAGATGCCGCCATATTCCCTGCCCCAGGCGAACCATGGGAGATCGCCGGACAGGTATGCTCAATGGCTGCGGCAACGAGCCCTTTGAAACAAGGAACACCCGTTGTTTATGGCGGGGCAGATCAAGCGATGCAGGCTATCGGAAACGGTATCCTTGCACCGGGTATCGTATCTTGCACGATTGGGACGGGGGGCCAGTTATTTACTCCGATTGACACCCCGGTGTACGACCCGTTATTGCGTACGCATACCTATGTTCATGCCGCTCCAGGCAAATGGTATCTGCTCGGAGCATCGATGAGCGCGGGGCTTTCCTTGAGGTGGCTGGCCGGCAAGATTCTGGGCCGCAATGATTACGAGCAGCTCGACCTTGAGGCGGCTGCAGTCGCGGCAGGCAGCGAGGGCTTGTTGTTCTTGCCTTACTTGGCAGGCGACCGCACGCCGCATATGGATGCGTACGCCAAAGGGATGTTTTTTGGACTCGCCCTTAACCACGGCTACGAGCATATGGTTCGCTCCGTGATGGAGGGAGTTGGCTATTCCATGCGGGATAGTCTGGAGATTTTTAAAAAGCTTGGCGTACGGATGGATCGAATCATCGTCTCCGGCGGCGGGGCCAAAAGCCAATTGTGGAAACAAATTCTGGCGGATGTGCTGGGCACCGAGGTGTACACGAGTACGATGAAAGAGCAAGCCTGCGTGGGGGCTGCGATAATGGCCGGAGTAGGCACAGGGGTATATGCGAATGTAGAGCAAGCCATTGCCGTGATCGTCCGGATTCAAGAAGAACCAATCCGACCGCTTTCCGAAAACAGAGATGTTTATGCAAGACAATACGAAATCTACAAGCAGCTGTATGCAAGCAACAAAGAGCTTTTTCCAATGCTGGGTCGACGCGATTAA
- a CDS encoding glycosyl hydrolase, protein MNQWEMPSLLRLEQGESAKVNEGAVNTLAIGLELSELLEGEWIVAGNESGRAAVRIYSARGAEMEALSICVDCYTDAREKPIRLSVPWSAIGDGEHSILWQYGGHFARLYVDGVLVDEDWPMGSLLLDGVVQVHAHKGVRQAGIWRELSSSISAEPSLIDRYLGKEPESIQYWRPRGFNTGVGDCMPFFDGQNYRIYYLFDRRGHASKWGLGAHQWSQISTSDLRNWEHHPMAVAITEEGEGSICTGSVFRKDERSYYAFYAVRAVDGSPAQLTYAVSEDGISFAKTGRSIGLSDRYTLPSVRDPHVFQSEDGKYHMLITTSLIDSGKNKGCLAHLESDDLENWTELEPFIVPGYHDEPECSDCFEWNGWYYLIFSNDGTARYRYARDLNGPWLRPAMDVFDGPQWRVPKTAAFPGDRRIAAGFLSSPGKYGGELILREVVQQPDGSLGFKFVPELMEQSTAAPKLLEAFRLEGGSGWADKAAGQPSESYRLSFQAKPEEQTMYFGFSVADSSNYASGYDVRFEPSRRKIGIHRIHASTLQEDELSSIYDVDGLDQPLSVEAVIKPGWIDLCVNGHRTLISRIDMPCGHLRFFAQFGSAEFASIQIEGTEEAAGREGQDD, encoded by the coding sequence ATGAATCAATGGGAAATGCCTAGCCTGTTAAGGCTTGAGCAAGGGGAATCGGCAAAAGTAAACGAAGGCGCCGTAAACACGCTGGCTATTGGACTGGAGCTTTCGGAGCTGCTTGAAGGGGAATGGATTGTTGCGGGAAATGAAAGCGGAAGAGCTGCGGTACGCATCTATTCCGCTCGCGGGGCAGAAATGGAAGCGTTGTCAATCTGTGTGGATTGTTACACCGATGCAAGAGAAAAGCCTATACGGTTATCCGTTCCTTGGAGCGCGATAGGCGATGGCGAACATTCGATCCTTTGGCAATACGGCGGTCATTTTGCCCGTTTGTACGTGGATGGCGTATTGGTTGACGAAGATTGGCCGATGGGCTCATTGCTGCTGGACGGCGTTGTGCAAGTGCATGCCCACAAGGGGGTGCGGCAGGCAGGAATCTGGCGCGAGCTCTCATCTTCCATTAGCGCTGAGCCAAGCTTGATTGACCGGTATTTAGGGAAGGAACCGGAGTCTATCCAATACTGGAGGCCAAGAGGTTTCAATACCGGCGTTGGCGATTGCATGCCGTTCTTTGACGGACAGAACTATCGAATCTACTATTTGTTCGACCGCCGCGGGCATGCAAGCAAATGGGGGCTAGGCGCGCATCAATGGTCGCAGATCTCTACCTCTGACCTGCGCAATTGGGAGCATCATCCGATGGCCGTTGCCATTACGGAGGAAGGGGAAGGCTCCATCTGCACCGGTTCTGTTTTCCGCAAGGATGAACGCAGTTACTATGCCTTTTATGCGGTTAGGGCAGTCGACGGTTCGCCTGCGCAATTAACTTACGCGGTAAGCGAAGACGGAATCAGCTTTGCCAAGACGGGACGTAGCATCGGGCTTTCAGACCGGTATACGCTTCCGTCGGTTCGTGACCCTCATGTATTTCAGAGTGAAGACGGCAAGTACCATATGCTGATTACGACAAGCCTGATCGACAGCGGCAAAAATAAAGGGTGTCTGGCGCATCTCGAATCGGATGATCTGGAGAACTGGACGGAGCTTGAGCCTTTTATCGTTCCCGGCTATCATGACGAGCCGGAGTGCTCGGACTGCTTCGAGTGGAACGGCTGGTATTATCTTATTTTTAGCAATGACGGAACGGCTCGTTACCGGTATGCCCGCGATCTGAACGGACCTTGGCTGCGGCCGGCAATGGATGTGTTTGACGGTCCGCAATGGCGGGTGCCGAAGACGGCGGCTTTCCCGGGAGACCGGCGAATTGCTGCAGGGTTTCTCTCGTCCCCGGGCAAGTACGGCGGAGAACTGATCCTGCGGGAAGTCGTGCAGCAGCCTGACGGATCCTTAGGGTTCAAGTTTGTGCCGGAATTGATGGAGCAATCAACCGCAGCGCCGAAGTTGCTTGAGGCGTTCCGTTTGGAAGGAGGTTCCGGATGGGCGGATAAAGCTGCCGGACAGCCATCGGAATCCTATAGGCTGTCCTTCCAGGCGAAGCCTGAGGAACAAACGATGTACTTCGGATTTTCCGTAGCCGATTCTTCTAACTATGCTTCTGGCTACGACGTGCGTTTTGAGCCGTCGCGGAGAAAAATCGGGATTCACCGCATTCATGCTTCTACCTTGCAAGAAGATGAACTGTCCTCCATTTACGATGTGGATGGCCTGGATCAACCTCTTTCGGTTGAAGCCGTCATTAAGCCAGGCTGGATCGATTTATGCGTAAATGGTCATCGGACGCTTATTTCCCGAATCGACATGCCATGCGGGCATCTTCGTTTCTTCGCTCAATTCGGTTCTGCCGAGTTTGCTTCCATACAGATAGAAGGGACAGAGGAGGCAGCCGGGCGGGAGGGGCAGGATGACTAG
- a CDS encoding CheR family methyltransferase, whose protein sequence is MDNQQHFDLPDHTLDELPANEWEDIEIELLIEGLFRAYGYDFRHYLRSSLRRRIRNRMYMDGVQTVTGMLEKVLHEPDYVHKLSNDFSIKVTEMFRDPSFFRAFRERAVPLLGKLPEIRIWHAGCSTGEEVYSMAILLQEQGLLEKARIYATDMSERAIEQAKEGKFPLKRMQTFTKNYMQAGGTKEFSAYYTVERDYAVFDPSLAQHMMFAQHNLATDSTFNEFHVILCRNVMIYFNPELQDRVHRLFHDSLTEAGILGLGSMEYLIAPWKQHYEELADGERLFVKKD, encoded by the coding sequence ATGGACAATCAGCAGCACTTTGATTTACCGGATCATACGCTCGATGAACTGCCGGCTAACGAATGGGAAGACATTGAGATTGAACTGTTGATTGAAGGACTGTTCCGTGCATACGGTTATGATTTCCGTCATTACTTGAGATCCTCCCTCAGGCGGCGGATACGGAACCGGATGTATATGGACGGCGTGCAGACCGTTACCGGAATGCTGGAAAAGGTTCTGCATGAGCCTGATTATGTCCATAAGCTGTCCAATGATTTCTCCATTAAAGTAACGGAGATGTTCCGTGATCCAAGCTTTTTCCGGGCATTCCGCGAGCGCGCGGTACCGCTGCTTGGCAAATTGCCGGAAATCCGGATTTGGCATGCGGGTTGTTCAACAGGCGAAGAAGTGTATTCCATGGCTATTCTGCTGCAGGAGCAAGGACTGCTCGAGAAGGCCAGAATATACGCGACCGATATGAGCGAGCGTGCCATTGAGCAGGCGAAGGAAGGGAAGTTCCCGCTGAAGCGGATGCAGACGTTTACCAAAAACTATATGCAGGCCGGCGGAACAAAAGAGTTCTCGGCTTATTACACGGTTGAAAGGGATTATGCGGTATTTGATCCTTCATTGGCGCAGCATATGATGTTCGCCCAGCACAACCTGGCAACGGACAGTACGTTTAATGAATTTCATGTGATCTTGTGTCGCAATGTCATGATTTACTTTAATCCCGAGCTGCAGGACCGCGTACACAGGCTGTTCCATGACAGCTTAACCGAGGCGGGAATATTGGGACTAGGCAGTATGGAATACCTGATCGCTCCTTGGAAGCAGCATTACGAGGAGCTTGCCGACGGCGAGCGGTTGTTTGTGAAAAAGGATTAG